From a region of the Impatiens glandulifera chromosome 4, dImpGla2.1, whole genome shotgun sequence genome:
- the LOC124934252 gene encoding inorganic phosphate transporter 2-1, chloroplastic: MTSSCCLRRAITPEFVLLHRNRSISSSSSFILKQQNTFLSIPKLLIRVKSGGRLIHHPSASLSSYAESEGEKQHTTDGKSEELDSPGMAQAFNISSRTASAISICIAFAALSLPFFMGSLTKAIGIKTKILSYATLLFGFYMAWNVGANDVANAMGTSVGSGALTIRQAVLTAAILEFSGALLMGTHVTSTMQKGILVASVFQGNDTLLFAGLLSSLAAAGTWLQVASFFGWPVSTTHCIIGSMVGFGLVYGGPGAVFWSSLGMVILSWLISPLMGALASFLVYKCIRRFVYSAPNPGQAAAAAAPVAVFVGVTGISFAAFPLSKIFPLAIAQAVGLGAVGAILVYRIIHKQLDHLLNKPKSEELSEEEELAADHSKNIGFLTEIAGPKGTQLEIIYAVFGYLQVLSACFMSFAHGGNDVSNAIGPLAAALSILQGGATSGAEIVIPNDVLAWGGFGIVAGLMMWGYRVIATIGKKITELTPTRGFAAEFAAASVVLFASKLGLPISATHTLVGAVMGVGFARGLNNVRSETVREIVASWAVTIPVGATLAVFYTWIMTKLLVNII, encoded by the exons ATGACTTCCTCTTGTTGCCTAAGAAGAGCCATTACTCCTGAATTTGTCCTCCTCCATAGAAACAGAAGTATAAGCTCAAGTTCTTCTTTCATTTTGAAGCAAcaaaacacatttttatccaTTCCCAAACTTCTAATCAGAGTCAAGAGTGGTGGCAGATTAATTCATCACCCATCTGCTTCCTTATCCTCCTATGCCGAATCCGAAGGTGAGAAACAACATACAACTGATGGGAAATCTGAAGAATTGGATTCACCTGGTATGGCACAGGCTTTCAACATATCTTCCCGCACTGCCTCAGCAATATCGATTTGTATAGCCTTTGCAGCACTCAGCTTGCCATTTTTCATGGGATCCTTAACTAAGGCAATTGGGATTAAGACAAAAATCCTGTCTTATGCTACTCTACTGTTTGGATTCTACATGGCATGGAATGTTGGAGCCAATGATGTAGCCAATGCTATGGGAACCTCAGTTGGATCCGGAGCTTTGACGATTCGGCAGGCGGTTCTGACTGCAGCCATCTTGGAGTTCTCTGGGGCTTTGTTGATGG GTACCCATGTCACCAGCACAATGCAGAAGGGAATTCTTGTTGCCAGTGTGTTTCAGGGAAATGATACTTTGCTTTTTGCTGGCTTGCTTTCTTCATTGGCTGCAGCTGGTACATGGTTGCAG GTTGCTTCATTTTTTGGTTGGCCTGTTTCTACAACCCACTGTATTATTGGATCCATGGTGGGATTCGGCCTCGTTTATGGTGGTCCTGGCGCTGTTTTCTGGAGTTCACTTGGTATGGTGATTTTATCATGGCTGATCTCTCCCTTGATGGGAGCATTGGCATCGTTTCTTGTTTACAAATGTATCCGAAGG TTTGTATACAGTGCACCAAATCCAGGACAAGCTGCAGCTGCAGCCGCACCGGTTGCTGTCTTCGTGGGTGTGACTGGAATATCTTTTGCAGCCTTTCCTCTTAGCAAGATATTCCCTTTAGCTATTGCACAAGCTGTTGGTTTAGGGGCAGTTGGTGCAATCCTAGTCTATAGAATCATCCATAAACAGCTTGACCACCTCCTTAACAAGCCCAAATCAGAAGAACTATCAGAGGAGGAGGAACTAGCTGCTGATCATTCTAAGAATATCGGTTTTCTTACAGAAATAGCAGGTCCGAAAGGAACCCAATTGGAAATAATATATGCAGTGTTTGGCTACTTGCAAGTTTTATCAGCTTGCTTTATGTCTTTTGCACATGGTGGCAATGATGTTTCAAACGCCATTGGCCCTCTGGCTGCCGCCTTGTCGATTCTTCAAGGTGGGGCGACGTCTGGGGCTGAAATAGTCATTCCAAATGATGTTCTTGCATGGGGCGGTTTTGGAATTGTTGCAGGACTTATGATGTGGGGGTATAGAGTGATTGCAACAATTGGGAAGAAAATAACAGAGTTAACGCCAACTCGAGGCTTTGCAGCTGAGTTTGCAGCGGCTTCTGTTGTTTTGTTTGCGTCAAAGTTGGGATTACCAATATCCGCAACTCATACACTAGTGGGAGCGGTTATGGGTGTTGGTTTTGCGAGAGGGTTAAATAATGTTAGATCAGAAACCGTGAGAGAAATTGTTGCTTCTTGGGCAGTGACTATTCCGGTTGGGGCTACTTTGGCGGTTTTCTATACATGGATCATGACGAAGTTATTGGTGAATATAATCTAA